One window from the genome of Roseinatronobacter sp. S2 encodes:
- a CDS encoding DUF3419 family protein, which translates to MTNSEIEAKAAFDHIRYAQLWEDADILTAAMGDCSGRTLVSICAAGDNALAMLVLDPAKIVVVDLSPAQIACLKLRIAAYATLTHAEFLELMGARASMQRKALLARVVAALDPETQAFWNAQATDVARFGAGGVGKFERYFRIFRTWFLPLVHSRATRDDIFVPRDRQGRQDFFDTRFNTWRWRVLLNVFFSRFVMGRMGRDKAFFDHVDGSPAQHVARRIHHAAVQTDPSENPYLHWIIKGTHGAALPMAWRAENFDVIRDRCARIEIRPGSLEAFIKTGELAHGFNLSDIFEYMSPPVFAQVYDSILGAAAPGARLVYWNMMAPRRVPAHLSARVTRLRKLEDDLKSRDKAFFYSDFVIEEVVG; encoded by the coding sequence TTGACGAATTCCGAGATTGAAGCGAAAGCCGCCTTTGACCACATCCGCTATGCCCAGCTATGGGAAGATGCGGATATCCTGACGGCGGCAATGGGCGATTGCAGCGGGCGAACGCTGGTGTCGATCTGCGCGGCGGGGGATAATGCGCTGGCAATGCTGGTGCTGGACCCCGCCAAAATTGTGGTGGTCGACCTGTCGCCTGCGCAGATAGCCTGCCTGAAGCTGCGGATCGCGGCCTATGCGACCCTGACCCATGCGGAATTTCTGGAACTGATGGGCGCGCGTGCGTCCATGCAGCGCAAGGCGCTGCTGGCGCGTGTGGTGGCCGCGCTTGACCCTGAAACACAGGCATTCTGGAATGCACAGGCCACGGATGTCGCGCGTTTCGGGGCTGGCGGGGTGGGCAAGTTCGAACGCTATTTCCGTATATTCCGAACGTGGTTTTTGCCGCTCGTGCATTCCCGCGCGACGCGGGACGACATATTCGTGCCGCGTGACCGGCAGGGGCGTCAGGACTTCTTTGACACGCGGTTCAACACATGGCGCTGGCGGGTGTTGCTGAATGTCTTTTTCTCGCGCTTTGTCATGGGCCGGATGGGGCGGGACAAGGCGTTTTTTGACCATGTCGATGGCAGCCCCGCGCAGCATGTGGCGCGGCGCATCCATCACGCCGCGGTGCAAACCGACCCGTCGGAAAACCCCTATCTGCACTGGATCATCAAGGGCACGCATGGCGCGGCCCTGCCGATGGCGTGGCGCGCGGAGAATTTTGACGTGATCCGCGACCGCTGCGCCCGCATTGAAATCCGCCCCGGTTCGCTGGAGGCATTTATCAAAACCGGCGAGTTGGCGCATGGGTTCAACCTGTCGGACATATTTGAATATATGTCCCCGCCGGTATTCGCGCAGGTGTATGACAGCATCCTCGGCGCCGCCGCCCCCGGTGCGCGGCTGGTCTACTGGAACATGATGGCCCCGCGCCGCGTGCCTGCGCACCTGTCCGCACGCGTGACGCGCCTGCGCAAGCTGGAGGATGACCTGAAATCGCGTGACAAGGCGTTCTTCTATTCGGATTTCGTGATCGAGGAAGTTGTCGGGTGA